A window from Megalobrama amblycephala isolate DHTTF-2021 linkage group LG21, ASM1881202v1, whole genome shotgun sequence encodes these proteins:
- the nfs1 gene encoding cysteine desulfurase, mitochondrial has product MMNRTLSTKLLGSMCGISSPRLRFAQSAANAVQKQKELIKSRELEKDELRPLYMDFQATTPMDPRVLDAMLPYQVNYYGNPHSRTHAYGWESESAMEKARKQVAALIGADPREIVFTSGATESNNMSIKGVARFYKAKKKHIITTQTEHKCVLDSCRVLEAEGFDITYLPVKDNGLIDLKQLEEAIRPDTSLVSIMTINNEIGVKQPIKEIGHLCRSKNVFFHTDAAQAVGKIPVNVTDWKVDLMSISGHKIYGPKGVGALYVRRRPRIRIEPLQNGGGQERGLRSGTVPTPLVVGLGAACEVAQQELEYDHKRVTLLANRLVQKIMSEIPDVVMNGDPDQRYSGCINLSFAYVEGESLLMALKDVALSSGSACTSASLEPSYVLRAIGTDEDLAHSSIRFGIGRFTTEEEVDYTAEKCIQHVKRLREMSPLWEMVQEGIDLKSIKWTQH; this is encoded by the exons ATGATGAACAGGACTTTATCGACAAAACTTCTGGGCTCCATGTGTGGGATCTCCAGCCCTCGACTGAGATTCGCTCAAAGCGCTGCGAACGCTGTACAGAAGCAGAAAG AACTGATCAAAAGTAGGGAACTTGAAAAGGATGAGCTGAGACCTCTGTATATGGACTTTCAGGCCACCACACCCATG GACCCAAGGGTTTTGGATGCCATGCTCCCATATCAAGTGAATTACTATGGCAACCCACATTCCAGGACTCATGCTTATGGATGGGAGAGTGAGAGCGCAATGGAAAAAGCAAGAAAA CAAGTTGCAGCTCTTATTGGTGCTGACCCAAGGGAGATTGTGTTCACCAGTGGTGCGACTGAGTCCAACAATATGTCAATCAAA GGTGTGGCTCGGTTTTATAAGGCTAAGAAAAAGCACATTATTACCACCCAAACCGAACACAAGTGCGTGCTGGACTCGTGTCGGGTTCTGGAGGCAGAGGGTTTTGATATAACTTATTTACCTGTGAAAGATAATGGGCTGATTGACCTGAAG CAATTAGAGGAAGCAATCCGTCCTGATACAAGCTTGGTGTCCATAATGACTATCAACAATGAGATTGGTGTCAAACAGCCAATCAAAGAAATAG GTCATCTGTGTAGGTCCAAAAATGTGTTCTTCCACACTGATGCTGCTCAGGCTGTTGGAAAGATCCCTGTTAATGTCACTGACTGGAAAGTGGACCTGATGTCCATCAGCGGACATAAGATCTACGGACCCAAAG GAGTTGGGGCTTTGTACGTGAGGAGAAGACCCAGAATTCGTATTGAGCCTTTGCAGAACGGAGGAGGTCAGGAAAGGGGGCTTCGTTCAGGGACCGTCCCCACACCTCTAGTCGTAGGCCTCGGAGCCGCCTGTGAGGTTGCCCAGCAAGAGTTAGAG tacgATCACAAGCGTGTGACATTGCTTGCTAATCGCCTCGTGCAGAAGATCATGTCTGAGATTCCTGATGTTGTGATGAATGGAGACCCAGATCAGAGGTACTCAG GATGCATTAATTTATCATTTGCCTATGTTGAGGGGGAGAGTCTGTTGATGGCGTTGAAAGATGTTGCACTTTCCTCTGGAAG CGCCTGCACATCTGCTTCTCTGGAGCCCTCGTATGTTCTCAGAGCAATAGGGACAGATGAGGACTTGGCGCACTCTTCTATTCG ATTTGGAATTGGCAGATTCACCACAGAGGAAGAAGTGGACTACACAGCGGAGAAGTGCATTCAGCATGTCAAGCGGTTGAGGGAGATGAG tcCATTATGGGAAATGGTCCAGGAGGGCATTGACCTTAAGAGCATCAAATGGACCCAGCACTGA